In the genome of Thunnus maccoyii chromosome 15, fThuMac1.1, whole genome shotgun sequence, one region contains:
- the LOC121912715 gene encoding ephrin type-A receptor 10-like isoform X6, whose amino-acid sequence MDLRKTLISVLWILLLNLVEDCQGEEVVLLNSKETQAELGWTSYPPNGWEEISGVDEKYKPIRTYQVCNVMEPTQQNNWLQTGWVARRGGQRIFVELQFTLRDCNSIPGVAGTCKETFNLLYVESDRDLGGITREDRYTKIDTIAADESFTQGDLGERKMKLNTEVREIGHLNRKGFHLAFQDVGACVALVAVRVYYKRCLATVQNLAIFPDTVAEAAFATLVEVRGTCVNNSEVDTDSPPRMHCSAEGEWLVPIGKCSCSAGYEEGHSSCEG is encoded by the exons TTGTGCTGCTGAATTCTAAAGAGACTCAGGCAGAGCTGGGCTGGACGTCATATCCCCCCAATGGA TGGGAGGAGATAAGTGGTGTAGATGAGAAGTACAAGCCTATCCGGACGTACCAGGTGTGCAACGTGATGGAGCCCACGCAGCAGAATAACTGGCTGCAGACCGGCTGGGTGGCGCGCCGAGGCGGTCAGCGCATCTTTGTGGAGCTCCAGTTCACGCTTCGTGACTGCAACAGCATCCCTGGTGTAGCAGGCACCTGTAAGGAGACCTTCAACCTCCTCTACGTTGAGTCAGACAGGGACCTCGGTGGCATCACTCGAGAGGACCGCTACACCAAGATCGACACCATCGCCGCTGATGAGAGCTTCACGCAGGGCGACCTGGGTGAGAGGAAGATGAAGCTGAACACAGAGGTGCGGGAGATTGGCCACCTCAACCGTAAGGGCTTCCATCTGGCCTTCCAGGATGTCGGCGCCTGCGTGGCACTTGTGGCTGTGCGGGTATACTACAAACGTTGCCTTGCAACCGTCCAGAACCTGGCAATCTTCCCCGACACAGTGGCTGAGGCAGCCTTTGCCACGCTGGTAGAGGTGCGTGGCACCTGTGTCAACAACTCTGAGGTTGACACAGACAGCCCTCCCAGGATGCATTGCAGTGCCGAAGGGGAATGGCTGGTGCCCATTGGGAAGTGCAGCTGCAGCGCCGGCTACGAGGAGGGACACAGCAGCTGTGAAG GCTAA
- the LOC121912715 gene encoding ephrin type-A receptor 10-like isoform X5 has translation MDLRKTLISVLWILLLNLVEDCQGEEVVLLNSKETQAELGWTSYPPNGWEEISGVDEKYKPIRTYQVCNVMEPTQQNNWLQTGWVARRGGQRIFVELQFTLRDCNSIPGVAGTCKETFNLLYVESDRDLGGITREDRYTKIDTIAADESFTQGDLGERKMKLNTEVREIGHLNRKGFHLAFQDVGACVALVAVRVYYKRCLATVQNLAIFPDTVAEAAFATLVEVRGTCVNNSEVDTDSPPRMHCSAEGEWLVPIGKCSCSAGYEEGHSSCEENYT, from the exons TTGTGCTGCTGAATTCTAAAGAGACTCAGGCAGAGCTGGGCTGGACGTCATATCCCCCCAATGGA TGGGAGGAGATAAGTGGTGTAGATGAGAAGTACAAGCCTATCCGGACGTACCAGGTGTGCAACGTGATGGAGCCCACGCAGCAGAATAACTGGCTGCAGACCGGCTGGGTGGCGCGCCGAGGCGGTCAGCGCATCTTTGTGGAGCTCCAGTTCACGCTTCGTGACTGCAACAGCATCCCTGGTGTAGCAGGCACCTGTAAGGAGACCTTCAACCTCCTCTACGTTGAGTCAGACAGGGACCTCGGTGGCATCACTCGAGAGGACCGCTACACCAAGATCGACACCATCGCCGCTGATGAGAGCTTCACGCAGGGCGACCTGGGTGAGAGGAAGATGAAGCTGAACACAGAGGTGCGGGAGATTGGCCACCTCAACCGTAAGGGCTTCCATCTGGCCTTCCAGGATGTCGGCGCCTGCGTGGCACTTGTGGCTGTGCGGGTATACTACAAACGTTGCCTTGCAACCGTCCAGAACCTGGCAATCTTCCCCGACACAGTGGCTGAGGCAGCCTTTGCCACGCTGGTAGAGGTGCGTGGCACCTGTGTCAACAACTCTGAGGTTGACACAGACAGCCCTCCCAGGATGCATTGCAGTGCCGAAGGGGAATGGCTGGTGCCCATTGGGAAGTGCAGCTGCAGCGCCGGCTACGAGGAGGGACACAGCAGCTGTGAAG aaaactacACTTGA
- the LOC121912715 gene encoding ephrin type-A receptor 10-like isoform X3: MDLRKTLISVLWILLLNLVEDCQGEEVVLLNSKETQAELGWTSYPPNGWEEISGVDEKYKPIRTYQVCNVMEPTQQNNWLQTGWVARRGGQRIFVELQFTLRDCNSIPGVAGTCKETFNLLYVESDRDLGGITREDRYTKIDTIAADESFTQGDLGERKMKLNTEVREIGHLNRKGFHLAFQDVGACVALVAVRVYYKRCLATVQNLAIFPDTVAEAAFATLVEVRGTCVNNSEVDTDSPPRMHCSAEGEWLVPIGKCSCSAGYEEGHSSCEATHSQPPSLLVPTTSSLQAAKPSGVPVQTSSIPFGHVVVMPHQAPTICASVSLSIPL, encoded by the exons TTGTGCTGCTGAATTCTAAAGAGACTCAGGCAGAGCTGGGCTGGACGTCATATCCCCCCAATGGA TGGGAGGAGATAAGTGGTGTAGATGAGAAGTACAAGCCTATCCGGACGTACCAGGTGTGCAACGTGATGGAGCCCACGCAGCAGAATAACTGGCTGCAGACCGGCTGGGTGGCGCGCCGAGGCGGTCAGCGCATCTTTGTGGAGCTCCAGTTCACGCTTCGTGACTGCAACAGCATCCCTGGTGTAGCAGGCACCTGTAAGGAGACCTTCAACCTCCTCTACGTTGAGTCAGACAGGGACCTCGGTGGCATCACTCGAGAGGACCGCTACACCAAGATCGACACCATCGCCGCTGATGAGAGCTTCACGCAGGGCGACCTGGGTGAGAGGAAGATGAAGCTGAACACAGAGGTGCGGGAGATTGGCCACCTCAACCGTAAGGGCTTCCATCTGGCCTTCCAGGATGTCGGCGCCTGCGTGGCACTTGTGGCTGTGCGGGTATACTACAAACGTTGCCTTGCAACCGTCCAGAACCTGGCAATCTTCCCCGACACAGTGGCTGAGGCAGCCTTTGCCACGCTGGTAGAGGTGCGTGGCACCTGTGTCAACAACTCTGAGGTTGACACAGACAGCCCTCCCAGGATGCATTGCAGTGCCGAAGGGGAATGGCTGGTGCCCATTGGGAAGTGCAGCTGCAGCGCCGGCTACGAGGAGGGACACAGCAGCTGTGAAG CCACCCACTCCCAACCTCCATCCCTCCTTGTTCCCACCACCTCATCTCTACAAGCAGCTAAACCCAGCGGGGTTCCAGTCCAGACGAGCTCGATTCCCTTTGGTCATGTTGTGGTCATGCCGCATCAAGCTCCAACAATTTGTGCATCTGTCTCCCTCAGCATCCCCCTTTGA
- the LOC121912715 gene encoding ephrin type-A receptor 10-like isoform X4, producing the protein MDLRKTLISVLWILLLNLVEDCQGEEVVLLNSKETQAELGWTSYPPNGWEEISGVDEKYKPIRTYQVCNVMEPTQQNNWLQTGWVARRGGQRIFVELQFTLRDCNSIPGVAGTCKETFNLLYVESDRDLGGITREDRYTKIDTIAADESFTQGDLGERKMKLNTEVREIGHLNRKGFHLAFQDVGACVALVAVRVYYKRCLATVQNLAIFPDTVAEAAFATLVEVRGTCVNNSEVDTDSPPRMHCSAEGEWLVPIGKCSCSAGYEEGHSSCEEEMEMVLKRRTSRTWKEIGNKKYC; encoded by the exons TTGTGCTGCTGAATTCTAAAGAGACTCAGGCAGAGCTGGGCTGGACGTCATATCCCCCCAATGGA TGGGAGGAGATAAGTGGTGTAGATGAGAAGTACAAGCCTATCCGGACGTACCAGGTGTGCAACGTGATGGAGCCCACGCAGCAGAATAACTGGCTGCAGACCGGCTGGGTGGCGCGCCGAGGCGGTCAGCGCATCTTTGTGGAGCTCCAGTTCACGCTTCGTGACTGCAACAGCATCCCTGGTGTAGCAGGCACCTGTAAGGAGACCTTCAACCTCCTCTACGTTGAGTCAGACAGGGACCTCGGTGGCATCACTCGAGAGGACCGCTACACCAAGATCGACACCATCGCCGCTGATGAGAGCTTCACGCAGGGCGACCTGGGTGAGAGGAAGATGAAGCTGAACACAGAGGTGCGGGAGATTGGCCACCTCAACCGTAAGGGCTTCCATCTGGCCTTCCAGGATGTCGGCGCCTGCGTGGCACTTGTGGCTGTGCGGGTATACTACAAACGTTGCCTTGCAACCGTCCAGAACCTGGCAATCTTCCCCGACACAGTGGCTGAGGCAGCCTTTGCCACGCTGGTAGAGGTGCGTGGCACCTGTGTCAACAACTCTGAGGTTGACACAGACAGCCCTCCCAGGATGCATTGCAGTGCCGAAGGGGAATGGCTGGTGCCCATTGGGAAGTGCAGCTGCAGCGCCGGCTACGAGGAGGGACACAGCAGCTGTGAAG aAGAGATGGAGATGGTGTTAAAAAGACGCACAAGTAGGACTTGGAAGGAAATTGGAAATAAGAAGTACTGTTAA